The following proteins are encoded in a genomic region of Thermus sp. LT1-2-5:
- a CDS encoding proline/glycine betaine ABC transporter permease has protein sequence MELALGEWVNAFINWLVRAYGDTFEQISNALLHFILAFEGFFRGLSWPWLAGFAALLGWFVTRRFFFAVGMAFSVWLIAALGLWDKGMQTLALVLASVVISVVLGLPLGILMGRSDGFRSFMLPLLDAMQTMPSFVYLIPALLLFGLGKVPALIATVIYAAPPMIRLTDLGLRLVSREVVEAAEAFGTTSWQRLFKVELPLALPNLMAGVNQTTMMALAMVVIASMIGARGLGEEVLLGIQRLDVGRGAEAGVAIVAMAIVMDRLTQAVGRRVMRRYREEA, from the coding sequence ATGGAACTCGCTCTGGGAGAATGGGTTAACGCTTTCATCAACTGGCTGGTCAGGGCCTACGGCGACACGTTTGAGCAGATCTCCAACGCCCTTTTGCACTTCATCCTGGCCTTTGAAGGGTTTTTCCGCGGTCTTTCCTGGCCCTGGTTGGCGGGGTTTGCCGCGCTTTTGGGTTGGTTTGTTACCCGACGCTTTTTCTTCGCCGTGGGCATGGCCTTTTCCGTGTGGCTTATAGCTGCCTTAGGGCTTTGGGATAAAGGGATGCAGACGTTGGCCTTGGTGTTGGCCTCGGTGGTGATCTCCGTGGTTCTAGGGCTTCCCTTGGGGATTCTCATGGGGCGGAGCGACGGCTTCCGTTCCTTCATGCTTCCCCTACTGGACGCCATGCAAACCATGCCCAGCTTCGTCTACTTGATCCCTGCGCTCTTGCTTTTTGGGCTTGGCAAGGTCCCCGCCCTGATTGCCACCGTGATTTACGCTGCGCCGCCCATGATCCGCCTCACGGACCTGGGCTTGAGATTGGTAAGCCGGGAGGTGGTGGAGGCGGCGGAGGCTTTTGGGACTACTTCCTGGCAACGCCTCTTCAAGGTGGAGCTTCCCTTGGCGCTTCCCAACCTGATGGCGGGGGTGAACCAAACCACCATGATGGCCCTGGCTATGGTGGTCATCGCTTCCATGATCGGGGCGAGGGGGCTTGGGGAAGAGGTGCTCCTGGGCATCCAACGGCTCGATGTGGGGAGGGGTGCGGAAGCGGGTGTCGCCATCGTGGCCATGGCCATTGTGATGGACCGCCTTACCCAGGCGGTGGGCCGGCGGGTGATGCGCCGCTACCGGGAGGAAGCATGA
- the otsA gene encoding alpha,alpha-trehalose-phosphate synthase (UDP-forming) — protein MRLIIVANRAPFRSTPEGLIPAVGGLATALLPVLEARTGVWVAAGEWKEKGKSAPPRKSQVRLEQVFLPEKEWQGYYGGFSNRVLWPLFHYFLERVELRRDFYLDYQRANRRFAEKVLSLYQEGDTIFVQDYHLLLLPRLLRERIPGRIGFFFHIPWPSSGVFRILPWGRSLVDGVLGADLIGFHTPEYVENFLRTAAHYGYLVEGNTVRVGERWVRVEAHPLGIDTGRFLEFAQDPWIGLHARALKRLAGVDRLILGVDRLDYTKGILERLLAYERLLQSYPQWRGRVAFFQIATPSRTSVHAYQELKRRVDEVVGRIMGSFLREDWVPLRYFYQSYTQDELAAFYRAADVALITPLRDGMNLVAMEYAYTTGEGVLVLSNLAGAAEYLKEALLVNPYDLDGMAAALDRALRMPEGEKQERLAALKKRIQALDVQGWAERFLQSLEKA, from the coding sequence ATGAGGCTCATCATTGTGGCCAACCGCGCCCCTTTTCGCTCCACCCCGGAGGGCTTGATCCCGGCGGTGGGTGGACTCGCCACGGCCCTACTTCCCGTACTGGAAGCGCGAACAGGGGTTTGGGTGGCCGCTGGGGAGTGGAAGGAAAAGGGGAAAAGCGCTCCCCCCAGGAAAAGCCAGGTGCGGCTAGAGCAAGTCTTTCTGCCAGAAAAGGAATGGCAAGGCTATTACGGAGGGTTCTCTAACCGGGTTCTCTGGCCCCTCTTCCACTACTTTTTGGAGCGGGTAGAGCTAAGGCGGGACTTTTACCTGGACTACCAGCGAGCCAACCGCCGTTTCGCCGAAAAGGTGCTGTCCCTCTACCAGGAAGGGGACACCATCTTCGTCCAGGACTATCACCTCCTCCTTCTTCCTCGCCTTCTTCGGGAAAGGATCCCCGGGCGCATTGGCTTCTTTTTCCACATCCCCTGGCCCTCCAGCGGGGTCTTCCGCATCCTCCCTTGGGGAAGGTCTTTGGTGGACGGGGTCCTGGGTGCTGACCTCATCGGCTTCCACACCCCAGAGTACGTGGAGAACTTTCTCAGGACCGCCGCCCACTACGGCTACCTCGTGGAGGGAAATACCGTTCGGGTAGGGGAAAGATGGGTACGGGTGGAGGCCCATCCTTTGGGAATCGATACCGGGCGTTTTTTGGAATTCGCGCAAGACCCTTGGATTGGCCTCCACGCCCGGGCCTTAAAACGGCTTGCAGGAGTAGATCGTCTGATCCTGGGGGTGGACCGCTTAGACTACACCAAAGGAATCTTGGAGCGCCTTCTCGCCTACGAACGCCTGCTCCAGTCTTACCCGCAATGGCGAGGCCGGGTAGCCTTTTTCCAGATCGCCACACCCAGCCGTACTAGCGTCCACGCCTACCAGGAACTCAAGCGCCGAGTGGACGAGGTGGTGGGTCGGATCATGGGGAGCTTTTTGCGGGAGGACTGGGTACCCTTACGCTACTTTTACCAAAGCTACACCCAAGACGAGCTAGCCGCCTTCTACCGGGCGGCGGACGTAGCCCTCATTACCCCTTTAAGGGACGGAATGAACCTGGTGGCGATGGAATACGCCTACACCACGGGTGAAGGAGTCCTGGTGCTTTCCAACCTCGCGGGGGCAGCGGAATATCTGAAGGAAGCCCTTTTGGTAAACCCTTACGACCTGGACGGGATGGCAGCCGCCTTAGATCGAGCCTTACGCATGCCCGAAGGGGAAAAGCAAGAAAGGCTCGCCGCTTTGAAAAAACGGATCCAAGCCCTGGACGTTCAAGGTTGGGCAGAGCGGTTCCTCCAATCTTTGGAAAAAGCATGA
- a CDS encoding ABC transporter substrate-binding protein — MRFKEVLVVALALVGLAWAQKCETSRTIVFADYDWESARVHNRIAQFILEKGFGCKTDALPGTSIPLITGLGRGDVDVSMEIWYNLTRDVVDQLEREGKIQRLGVNFPDAVQGWFVPTYVIKGDEKRGIKPAAPDLKSVFDLPKYKGLFRDPEEPSKGRFYNGVLGWFAEKINTKKLKAYGLDRHFTNFRPGTSDALVAAIASAYERGRPIVFYYWGPTWVLGKYDLTMLEESPYNPEVWNELLERENPTRACAFPLETVYIAVNARLVKEAPTVVEFLEKYRTSNELVSKLLAYMEDQKASEEEAAIYFLRNYQDLWTKWVPAEVAERVKRAL; from the coding sequence GTGAGGTTCAAAGAGGTTTTGGTGGTCGCCCTCGCCCTTGTGGGTTTGGCCTGGGCCCAAAAGTGCGAAACCAGCCGGACGATTGTTTTCGCTGATTACGACTGGGAGAGCGCTCGAGTCCACAATCGGATTGCGCAGTTCATCCTTGAAAAGGGCTTTGGTTGCAAAACCGACGCCCTTCCAGGCACGTCTATTCCCCTGATCACGGGGCTAGGTCGGGGAGATGTGGACGTTTCTATGGAGATCTGGTACAACCTTACGCGGGACGTGGTGGACCAACTGGAAAGGGAGGGGAAAATACAGCGCTTAGGGGTCAACTTTCCCGACGCTGTCCAGGGCTGGTTTGTGCCCACCTACGTCATCAAGGGGGACGAGAAGCGGGGCATCAAGCCTGCGGCTCCGGACCTGAAGTCGGTCTTTGACCTGCCCAAATATAAAGGGCTTTTCCGCGACCCCGAGGAGCCTAGCAAGGGTCGTTTCTACAACGGGGTTTTGGGTTGGTTTGCTGAAAAGATTAACACCAAAAAGCTCAAAGCCTACGGACTGGACCGTCATTTCACCAATTTTCGTCCTGGGACCTCAGATGCTTTGGTGGCTGCTATCGCTTCCGCTTACGAGCGGGGCCGGCCCATCGTCTTCTACTACTGGGGTCCCACCTGGGTTTTGGGTAAGTATGACCTAACCATGCTGGAAGAGTCCCCCTACAACCCTGAGGTCTGGAACGAGCTCTTGGAAAGGGAAAATCCTACCCGGGCTTGCGCCTTCCCGTTGGAGACAGTTTACATCGCCGTGAACGCTCGCCTTGTGAAAGAGGCGCCTACCGTGGTGGAGTTCCTGGAGAAATACCGCACCTCTAACGAATTGGTGAGCAAGCTTCTTGCCTATATGGAGGACCAGAAAGCCAGCGAGGAGGAAGCGGCCATTTACTTCCTCCGCAACTACCAGGACCTTTGGACGAAGTGGGTTCCTGCCGAGGTAGCGGAGCGCGTGAAGCGGGCCCTCTGA
- the otsB gene encoding trehalose-phosphatase, which translates to MKAEKPVFFLDYDGTLAPLAKKPEEAVPHPEAPQVLKMLWARYPVYVVTGRRVKDLEVLLPLPGLPVVGGHGLEEGVLFGEVRPLYPVNLNPVRKRLPPCPGVRVEDKGFALALHYRGAENEEEAEACLKAWLEGIKDLFATLNLEALPGKKVLEIKLKGVDKGQAVLRLLKRHPHHTPIYIGDDITDEAAFAALEGLGLTFKVGEGPTRAKGRLKDVEEVLTYLKTYL; encoded by the coding sequence ATGAAGGCAGAGAAACCGGTTTTCTTCTTGGACTACGACGGCACGCTTGCCCCATTAGCGAAAAAACCCGAGGAGGCTGTTCCCCACCCCGAGGCCCCTCAGGTCCTAAAAATGCTTTGGGCACGCTACCCGGTCTATGTGGTTACGGGGAGGCGAGTAAAGGACCTGGAAGTCTTGCTGCCCCTTCCTGGCCTGCCCGTGGTAGGTGGGCATGGATTAGAAGAGGGTGTTTTGTTCGGGGAGGTGCGGCCTCTTTACCCAGTAAACCTAAATCCCGTGCGGAAAAGGCTTCCCCCCTGCCCCGGAGTGCGGGTGGAGGACAAGGGGTTTGCCCTTGCCCTTCACTACCGTGGAGCGGAAAACGAGGAGGAAGCCGAGGCCTGCCTGAAAGCCTGGCTAGAGGGGATAAAAGACCTTTTTGCCACCCTAAACCTGGAAGCCCTGCCCGGCAAAAAGGTCCTGGAGATTAAGCTTAAGGGGGTAGACAAGGGCCAGGCGGTTCTAAGGCTCCTAAAGCGGCATCCTCACCATACCCCCATCTATATCGGGGACGATATCACCGACGAGGCGGCCTTTGCGGCTCTCGAGGGCCTGGGCCTCACCTTTAAGGTGGGGGAGGGCCCCACCCGGGCAAAAGGAAGGCTTAAGGACGTGGAGGAGGTGTTGACCTACTTGAAAACTTACCTCTAA